The nucleotide sequence TCTTGTTTTTGACAAAAACGATCAACTGTTGGTTCCTTTTCGTACCTGGCGCAATACCATCACCGGTCAAGCGGCTGAGCTTTTAAGGAAAGAATTCAACTTCAACATCCCCCAACGCTGGAGTATCGCCCATCTTTATCAGGCGATTCTCAACGGTGAAGAGCATGTCAAAGACATTGCCTTCATGACGACGCTGGCCGGTTATGTGCACTGGCAGCTGACCGGGGAAAAAGTGCTGGGGGTGGGGGATGCTTCCGGGATGTTCCCTATCGACAGCAGTTTAAATGATTACAACCCCCGGATGATCCGCCAATTTGAACAGCTGATTGCCGGTTACAACTACAGTTGGAAACTGGAGAATATTCTGCCCGAAGTGCTGGTGGCGGGGGATCATGCCGGTTACTTGAGTGTAAAGGGGGCAAAACTGCTTGACCCGACCGGCACCCTGCAACCGGGAATTCCCCTGTGTCCGCCGGAAGGTGACGCCGGTACCGGGATGGTGGCCACCAACAGTGTCGCCCCACGCACCGGTAATGTTTCGGCGGGGACATCCATCTTTGCCATGATCGTGTTGGAAAAAGAATTATCAAAGGTCCATCCGGAAATTGACCTAGTAACCACGCCGACCGGTAAGCCGGTGGCCATGGTGCATTGCAACAACTGCTCTTCCGATCTTGACGACTGGGTAGCAATCTTTGCGGAGCTTTTGGAAAACATGGGGCGCAAACCGGCTAAAGATGAACTTTATTCTATGTTGTATAACAAGGCGTTATCGGCGGACCCGGACGGCGGCAACCTCCTGGCCTATAACTATGTCTCCGGTGAACATATCACCGGGTTTACCGAAGGACGTCCTTTGTTTGTCCGTACCCAGAACAGCAATTTTACCTTGGGCAACTTTATGCGCACCCTGCTCTTTTCAGCAATGGGCACTTTAAGGATCGGCATGGATATCTTGACCCGGGACGAGCAAGTAGGTTTAGATAAGCTTTTGGGACATGGCGGTCTCTTCAAGACAAAGGGTGTCGCCCAGCGGTTAATGGCCGGTGCCCTAAACGTGCCGGTTGCGGTGATGGAGTCCGCCGGGGAAGGCGGTGCCTGGGGCATTGCCCTTTTGGCAGCCTATATGAAAAATAAAACAAAAGACGAGACCCTTGAGGACTATCTTGACCAAAGAGTATTTGCCAACGAAAAAGTAAGCATCATAGCGCCCCAGGCGGAAGAGATCGAAGGTTTTAATCTGTTTTTCCGGCGGTATAAGGACGGTCTCAATATTGAAAAGGCCGCGGTTGAACATTTTACATGAAGACCATGGCCTCTGAGGGAGCGGCGGAGTCCGGACGCGGTCAGTGATTCCGCCGCGACCGCCGGAATTTATTCTCCGGCCTGGCCAAGGTTCTGGCGCCAGGCCGGTTTGGGGAAAGCGACGGGCGTTTTTGAGCAGCGCAGGAGGTATTTTTATGCTTGCCGCATTAAAAGAAAAAGTGCTGGCCGCTAATCTTGAATTGAAAAACCGGAATCTGATCATTTACACTTGGGGCAATGTCAGCGGGATCGACCGGGAAAAGGGGCTGGTCGTCATCAAACCCAGCGGCGTGCCGTATGAAGATTTACGGGTTGAGCATATGGTGGTGGTGGACCTCTACGGGAAAGTGGTGGAGGGGAACCTGAAACCCTCGTCCGATACACCGACCCACCTGTACCTTTACCAGAACTTCCCGGAAATTGGGGGCGTGGTCCACACCCATTCGCCCTGGGCCACTGCGTGGGCGCAAGCCCAAAAGGGGATTCCCTGCCTGGGGACGACCCATGCCGATTATTTTTACGGCGAAGTGCCCTGTACCCGACCGCTGATGCCGGCGGAGATTAAGGATGAATACGAATTGAACACCGGGAAAGTGATTGTCGAGCGGTTTGCCGGCCTTAACTATCTGGATTTTCCCGGAGTACTGGTTGCCAACCACGGTCCCTTTACATGGGGGAAGGATCCGGCGGCCGCGGTCCACAATAGCGTGGTTTTGGAAGAGATCGCGAAGATTGCTTTCCTTACCAAAGCGCTGGATGGAAATGCTTTGGCTATCAGCCAGGAACTTCTCGACAAACATTATCGCCGCAAGCATGGCGCCGGGGCGTATTACGGGCAAGCGATAACCTGATTCCCCCATCTTTTTTTTCCCTCTTCTCTTCTCCTCCCGTTTTTCCTGCCTCACCTCTTTCCCCTCCTTTTCCTGCTAAAATTAATGCCTGGTTTTAATTTACCCGGTTAGTCGGCAGCAGGCTTTACGCATCTAAAGTAAAAAAAATGCTCTGAATATTGATCTCAAAGAAGGAAATTCCAAAAAAACCCGGATACCGTAGTCATGGAGACATCCACCGGTTTCAAACGCTCTTTAATGTTTGGCATCTTGTTTCTCCGGCGGTAATTTAATCGATTAAATTATTCGCCACGGATACGGATTATTTATTTAACAGAAAGGCAAAGAGCGGGAGGGTGATCACGGATAAAACCGTGGAGAGGAGGACCAGGCGGGCGGATAAACGGGTATCCCCATCGTATCTGGCCGCAATAGGGGTGGTTAAGGCGGCGGCCGGGGTGGCGGTGATCAGAACACAGATCCCTTGTAAAAGCGGGGGAAAGTTCAACAGGCGGGTGGCGGCAAGCGCCAGAAACGGCATGAGCAGCAGGCGGATAAAGGAACCGTAATAGACGGCCCAACCGGAGAACAGTTCGCCCGGTCTGACCTCGGTCAAGGTCGCGCCAACCAGGAGCATGGACAGGGGGGTGGTCATTGAGCCGACCATTTCCATGGCGGCGTAGACCGGTCCCGGAAGCTTGACCGGAAGGAGAAAAGAGAGCAGGCCGAGGACGACCGCGATGAGATTGGGGTTGGTCATAACATTCTTCCATGAAGACTGATCCGGCTTGCCACTGAAGATGCGAATGCCGACGGTCCAAACGAAAAGATTGAAGACCATTACATAAAAGGAACCGTAAAAAACGCCGCTTTTGCCGTAAACACTTTGCAGGAGGGGAAAGCCCATAAAACCGCAGTTGGAGAAGATGGTGGTAAAACGGAGGACGCGCTTGACCGCTTCCGGCTGGCGGTTGAAGATGACCAGGCCAAGGAGGAGGGCAAAGAGATGGACCCCGGCAGCAAAGGCAAAAACTTGACCGGCCCCGAGAAGGACCGTGCGGGAGTACTCCAATTGAAAGGAGGTGAAGATGGTTAACGGGCAGGTGACATTCAGCAACAGACGGGTTAGTTCCCTGGTTGCTTCCGGGGACAGCACGTCCTTTTTCCGGGTGATGAAACCGATGCCTATGATTAAAAAGAGGATGAGAACTTGGTTAACGACTACATAGTTGTTCATCTTTCCTACTCCTTGTGTGTTCTTCGGCCGATCTCCGATCTGCCGGTGCTTCTTTGGACAATTATTTAAAAGATTGCTTGCATATTGTTGATTTCTTTTAAAAAATCACTTGCTTACTGCTAATATCTATTCTATCATGCCGGCCGCAAAAAGAAAGTAACATTCTGTTTAGCAAAACGTCTAGTACCCCGCCTTCCATTCGTGCTTGGTTGCGCATGGAGAATGATTTTTCCGCTCTTTTACGATTATGCTTGCCCCTGCTGGCTTTATGGGGTACAATATGAATGTAGGTTCATATGAATGTGAACTCACATTCATAAATAAAATCAGATTGTCATTGACCCTGAATTTGGCGGAACGACGATCATACATAATTGTTGATTGGCGGACGAAAGGGAGGATTCGATGCCGAAGGATACTTTTTTCAACCTACCAAAAGAGAAGCAGGAACGGATCATTGAAGCGGCCATCGACGAGTTTGCCACCCATCCTTTTCACCAGGCGCGGGTGACGGTCATCGCGGAACAGGCGGGGATTGCCGTCGGCAGTTTTTACCAATATTTTGAGGATAAAAAGGATCTCTATAAATACCTGATGGGATTGCTAGTGGAGAAGAAATTATCGTATATCAACAGTGACATGGTAAAAAACAAGGACAAATATGATTTTTTCCAGCTCTTACGGGAGGTTTATTTAAGTGGGTTCCGCTTTGCGAAAGAAAACCCGCGTTTACTCCCGATCGGGCTGATGCTGGCGAACGACAAAGAACTCTACCGGGAGATCTTCGGTGAATATGAAGACCAGAGCGCCGAATTTTTCCAGCAACTGCTGGAATACGGACAGGTGCAAGGGGCGATTGACCCGGCGATCAACCCAAAGATCATGGGGAAGATGCTGACGGGAATGCTTTACTCCTTGACTGATTTTATTATGGAAGACGGGAAGTTTGATCTGGATGACATGAAGATTATCGACCAGATGCTTTATTTCATCGAGAACGGACTGCGGAAGAAGTGACGAGTGGCGAGTAATATAAACAAGGAGGTAGGCACGATGGCTTTATTGGAACTCAAGGGGTTGAAAAAAGTTTACGACCAGGGGAAGATTGAGGTCCCGGCGCTCAGGGGGGTCGATCTCACGGTGGAGAAAGGGGAATTCACGACGATCTTTGGGCCCTCCGGTTCCGGGAAGACCACGCTCTTGAATTTGGTGGGTTGTCTGGACACCCCAACCGCCGGGACAATTTTGTTTGACGGTCAAAGCTTGGCGGAGCTGGACAAAAAAGAACTGGCCATGATTCGCCGTCATCATATCGGCTTCATCTTCCAAAGTTATAACCTGATTCCGGTCTTGACCGCCTACGAAAATGTGGAGTTTGCCATCCGGTTGGTCAATAAATACGACAAGCGGGAGATCCGCGACCGGGTGCTGGGTATCCTGAGGGCGGTGGGACTGGAGGGTTTGGAGAACCGGAAACCCAATGAGTTGTCGGGCGGACAGAAACAGCGGGTGGCGATTGCCCGGGCTTTGGTTAAAGAACCCAAACTGGTCCTGGCCGACGAACCCTCGGCCAACCTGGACTCAAAAACCAGCGAGGAAGTGCTGGCCGTGATGGCCAAGATGAACCGGGAACTGGGGACGACCTTTATCTTTTCCACCCATGATCCGCTGGTGATGGCTTACGCCCGCCGTTTAATTGAGATCCGGGACGGGTTGATTGCGAAGGACCAAAGGAGGGAGCAGGATGCTGTTCTTAACTAGGCTGGCCTTTAAGAATCTGACCCGGCACCGGAACCGGACGGTTATTACCTCGATCATTATTGCGTTTGCCGTTTTAACGTATATTTTGTATGATTCATTAATCGGCGGAATGAGTGAGATGTCCTACGCCACCATCCTTGATTACGAAGCCGGCCATCTGCAAGTGGTCACCGACGCCTACTGGCAGGCCGAAAAGGAAGAAAAGGAGCTGCCCCTGGAACACCTCCTTATGTTAGATGATGAGTTGGACCGTGAAATTCAAGGGGTGGAAGGTTTTGTAGCAGCCGCACCAGAGTTGCATTTCTTCGCCCGGCTTAGTAATGGCCTGGATGAACTGCCGGTGCTTGCCAAAGGGATTGATCCGGAAGCAATGCGCGGTGTTTTTGCCCTGGAGAAGCAATTTGTCGAGGGTTCCATGTTTGCCCTGGACGAAGCCAAGGCGGTTATGGGGAAAAGACTGGCCGACCTGATGGAGCTGACCGTAGGGGATTACATAACTTTACTGGTCAAAGACAAAGCGGGACACTTCAATACAATCGAAGCCGAGATTGCCGGTCTGGTGCACACCAGCAACCCCAACGTCAATCAGAACATCATTTATCTCCCTTTACCGCTGGTGGCACAAAGACTCAATGTTGGCGGTGGGGTCAGCAAGGTGATGATCCGTCTGGAGAATAAGGAGACGGCGCCAAAGCGCGCCGCCGAACTGGCCGGCCGCATAAAAAAGATCGATGGTCGTCTGGCCGTCTACCCTTGGCAGGAGCTGGAGGCCGTCACCTTTATCGGGGCGGCTGAACTGGAGAAACGGGTGATCTTCGCGATTATTTTGTTGATCGGCGCGATTGCCATCATAAACACGGTTATTTTGGCTGCTTTGGAACGGATGGGCGAGATTGGGATGATGAAGGCGTTGGGGCTCCAGAACAAAGAAGTGGTCTTTACTTTTGTTTTGGAATCAACCGGGATCGGGATCCTTGGTGGAGTAGCAGGCATTATGATGGGTATGACCGGTGTCGGGCTACTTGCCAAGTATGGTGTGGACTTTGGCGGCATGGTCGGCTTGGACATTACGACCTTTGGCATGCCGATTATCGGGAAAATATACGGGGTATGGAATCCGGCCGCTTTTGTCCGGGTCTTCCTTTTCGTGGTGCTGACTTCGCTTCTGGCCAGTATCTTACCGGCCTACTGGGCGGCGGATAAGGATCCGGTTAAGACGATTTATCATCGGTAAGGGGGTGTGGTCGTGGGCTATCTGGTGAAAATTGCCTTTAAGAATATGTTCCGGAGCAAACTGCGGACCCTGGTTTCGATTGCCGCGATTGCGTTCGGGGTGATGATTGTTGTTTTTGCCCGCGGTCTTATTGTGGGGATGGTCGACAAAGTCTTTGCCGATCACATTTATTACAATTCCGGTCATATCAAGATCATTGACCGGGACTACCAAAAACGGGAACGCCTCCTGACCTTAAGTTACCCGGTGGACGGCCTGGCCGGCCGGGGGGTGTCGGAGATGTGCGGGGCACTGGCGGCTCTCGATCAGGTGGAGATGGTGATCCCCCGGCTGAAATTCGGTGCGCTG is from Capillibacterium thermochitinicola and encodes:
- a CDS encoding TetR/AcrR family transcriptional regulator codes for the protein MPKDTFFNLPKEKQERIIEAAIDEFATHPFHQARVTVIAEQAGIAVGSFYQYFEDKKDLYKYLMGLLVEKKLSYINSDMVKNKDKYDFFQLLREVYLSGFRFAKENPRLLPIGLMLANDKELYREIFGEYEDQSAEFFQQLLEYGQVQGAIDPAINPKIMGKMLTGMLYSLTDFIMEDGKFDLDDMKIIDQMLYFIENGLRKK
- a CDS encoding ABC transporter permease gives rise to the protein MLFLTRLAFKNLTRHRNRTVITSIIIAFAVLTYILYDSLIGGMSEMSYATILDYEAGHLQVVTDAYWQAEKEEKELPLEHLLMLDDELDREIQGVEGFVAAAPELHFFARLSNGLDELPVLAKGIDPEAMRGVFALEKQFVEGSMFALDEAKAVMGKRLADLMELTVGDYITLLVKDKAGHFNTIEAEIAGLVHTSNPNVNQNIIYLPLPLVAQRLNVGGGVSKVMIRLENKETAPKRAAELAGRIKKIDGRLAVYPWQELEAVTFIGAAELEKRVIFAIILLIGAIAIINTVILAALERMGEIGMMKALGLQNKEVVFTFVLESTGIGILGGVAGIMMGMTGVGLLAKYGVDFGGMVGLDITTFGMPIIGKIYGVWNPAAFVRVFLFVVLTSLLASILPAYWAADKDPVKTIYHR
- a CDS encoding ABC transporter ATP-binding protein gives rise to the protein MALLELKGLKKVYDQGKIEVPALRGVDLTVEKGEFTTIFGPSGSGKTTLLNLVGCLDTPTAGTILFDGQSLAELDKKELAMIRRHHIGFIFQSYNLIPVLTAYENVEFAIRLVNKYDKREIRDRVLGILRAVGLEGLENRKPNELSGGQKQRVAIARALVKEPKLVLADEPSANLDSKTSEEVLAVMAKMNRELGTTFIFSTHDPLVMAYARRLIEIRDGLIAKDQRREQDAVLN
- a CDS encoding xylulokinase, which codes for LVFDKNDQLLVPFRTWRNTITGQAAELLRKEFNFNIPQRWSIAHLYQAILNGEEHVKDIAFMTTLAGYVHWQLTGEKVLGVGDASGMFPIDSSLNDYNPRMIRQFEQLIAGYNYSWKLENILPEVLVAGDHAGYLSVKGAKLLDPTGTLQPGIPLCPPEGDAGTGMVATNSVAPRTGNVSAGTSIFAMIVLEKELSKVHPEIDLVTTPTGKPVAMVHCNNCSSDLDDWVAIFAELLENMGRKPAKDELYSMLYNKALSADPDGGNLLAYNYVSGEHITGFTEGRPLFVRTQNSNFTLGNFMRTLLFSAMGTLRIGMDILTRDEQVGLDKLLGHGGLFKTKGVAQRLMAGALNVPVAVMESAGEGGAWGIALLAAYMKNKTKDETLEDYLDQRVFANEKVSIIAPQAEEIEGFNLFFRRYKDGLNIEKAAVEHFT
- a CDS encoding AEC family transporter, whose product is MNNYVVVNQVLILFLIIGIGFITRKKDVLSPEATRELTRLLLNVTCPLTIFTSFQLEYSRTVLLGAGQVFAFAAGVHLFALLLGLVIFNRQPEAVKRVLRFTTIFSNCGFMGFPLLQSVYGKSGVFYGSFYVMVFNLFVWTVGIRIFSGKPDQSSWKNVMTNPNLIAVVLGLLSFLLPVKLPGPVYAAMEMVGSMTTPLSMLLVGATLTEVRPGELFSGWAVYYGSFIRLLLMPFLALAATRLLNFPPLLQGICVLITATPAAALTTPIAARYDGDTRLSARLVLLSTVLSVITLPLFAFLLNK
- a CDS encoding L-ribulose-5-phosphate 4-epimerase, which gives rise to MLAALKEKVLAANLELKNRNLIIYTWGNVSGIDREKGLVVIKPSGVPYEDLRVEHMVVVDLYGKVVEGNLKPSSDTPTHLYLYQNFPEIGGVVHTHSPWATAWAQAQKGIPCLGTTHADYFYGEVPCTRPLMPAEIKDEYELNTGKVIVERFAGLNYLDFPGVLVANHGPFTWGKDPAAAVHNSVVLEEIAKIAFLTKALDGNALAISQELLDKHYRRKHGAGAYYGQAIT